The following are from one region of the Halogeometricum sp. S3BR5-2 genome:
- a CDS encoding alpha-1 4-glucan-protein synthase, producing the protein MSAPQDICVVVPTIREYECVREYVANAREHDFDTDRLFFVLVTEDFCEADAMRSMLAEEGVDGAVFDGSDREAWFESRGVAEYDHLVPAASHAQTSFGLLYLWAHDRFEYGVFIDDDTLPHDEEDFFGTHMSNLAHEGEMESVRSDESWVNVLYQSDTDLYPRGYPYAAMDEDVETGVEDVDSVVASQGLWTNVPDLDAVRILMDGDLRGQAETRTEAADFDRDFVASEGQYLTVCSMNLAFRREVVPAFYQLPMDDNEWSVGRFDDIWSGLFLKRAADVLGKRVYNGGPLCEHNKAPRSTFDDLANEVAGLELNEHVWRVVDDVGDDADSFEEAFAAMADALAEGDFSEWNNGAFLNHCGEYMRDWLDCLAALEPRPVDAEEGAVVADD; encoded by the coding sequence ATGAGCGCGCCACAGGATATCTGCGTCGTCGTTCCGACGATTCGGGAGTACGAGTGCGTCCGCGAGTACGTCGCCAACGCTCGCGAGCACGATTTCGACACCGACCGACTGTTCTTCGTCCTCGTCACCGAGGACTTCTGCGAGGCCGACGCCATGCGCTCGATGCTGGCGGAGGAGGGCGTCGACGGCGCCGTCTTCGACGGAAGCGACCGCGAGGCGTGGTTCGAGTCGCGCGGCGTCGCGGAGTACGACCACCTCGTCCCCGCGGCGAGTCACGCGCAGACGTCGTTCGGACTGCTGTACCTCTGGGCGCACGACCGCTTCGAGTACGGCGTCTTCATCGACGACGACACCCTGCCGCACGACGAGGAGGACTTCTTCGGCACCCACATGTCGAACCTCGCCCACGAGGGCGAGATGGAGTCGGTCCGCTCGGACGAGTCGTGGGTCAACGTCCTCTACCAGAGCGACACCGACCTCTACCCGCGCGGCTACCCCTACGCCGCGATGGACGAGGACGTCGAGACCGGCGTCGAGGACGTCGACTCCGTCGTCGCCTCCCAGGGACTCTGGACGAACGTCCCCGACCTCGACGCCGTCCGCATCCTGATGGACGGCGACCTGCGGGGACAGGCCGAAACGCGGACGGAGGCGGCCGACTTCGACCGCGACTTCGTCGCGAGCGAGGGCCAGTACCTCACCGTCTGCTCGATGAACCTCGCGTTCCGCCGGGAGGTCGTCCCGGCGTTCTACCAACTGCCGATGGACGACAACGAGTGGTCGGTCGGCCGCTTCGACGACATCTGGTCGGGGCTGTTCCTCAAGCGCGCCGCGGACGTGCTCGGCAAGCGGGTGTACAACGGCGGTCCGCTCTGCGAGCACAACAAGGCCCCCCGCTCGACGTTCGACGACCTGGCGAACGAAGTCGCCGGCCTCGAACTGAACGAACACGTCTGGCGCGTCGTCGACGACGTCGGCGACGACGCCGACTCCTTCGAGGAGGCGTTCGCCGCGATGGCCGACGCCCTCGCGGAGGGGGACTTCTCCGAATGGAACAACGGCGCGTTCCTGAATCACTGCGGGGAGTACATGCGCGATTGGCTCGACTGCCTGGCGGCGCTGGAACCGCGTCCGGTCGACGCCGAGGAAGGGGCGGTGGTCGCCGATGACTGA
- a CDS encoding extracellular solute-binding protein, with protein sequence MTERRYNRRRVLAGLGAAGLSGLAGCGGFTGNESEGTGTRTDGAANGTAGGTEDSFGEFRGSGPLAEGRGDVGGTTIADLPDLSGELTIYLGGGEGGLYRDLLARFESMYDDFSYNARESGTSDAANTLINEGSASPADVFWSVDAGALAAVANRGLTAELPSDVVEPVPEEFHPENLWVGVAGRARAVPYNTSALSNEDVPDSVMQFPESEALAGAMGWAPTYGAFQAFVTAMRLIEGRDATRQWLQGMLDAGVTEYNNEFLVSNAVADGELNAGFANHYYALRVQAARPNAPLDLAFTRGDAGALINAAGVEVLSASGNQELAFTFVRHLLSAEAQEFFATRTYAYPMVPDVPPVGGLPTIDELNPPSIDLSRLSEIQPTLTLMRDVGVL encoded by the coding sequence ATGACTGAGCGACGCTACAACCGTCGGCGCGTGCTCGCGGGACTCGGCGCCGCGGGCCTCTCGGGCCTCGCCGGGTGCGGCGGGTTCACCGGTAACGAGAGCGAGGGGACCGGCACCCGAACCGACGGCGCCGCGAACGGGACCGCCGGAGGGACGGAGGACTCCTTCGGCGAGTTCCGCGGCTCCGGTCCCCTCGCTGAGGGCCGCGGCGACGTCGGCGGGACGACCATCGCGGACCTGCCGGACCTCAGCGGCGAGTTGACCATCTACCTCGGCGGCGGCGAGGGGGGCCTCTACCGCGACCTCTTGGCCCGGTTCGAGTCGATGTACGACGACTTCAGTTACAACGCGCGCGAGTCCGGGACGTCCGACGCGGCGAACACGCTCATCAACGAGGGGTCGGCGTCGCCCGCCGACGTGTTCTGGTCGGTCGACGCCGGGGCGCTGGCGGCCGTCGCCAACCGCGGACTCACCGCGGAACTCCCCTCCGACGTCGTCGAACCGGTTCCCGAGGAGTTCCACCCCGAGAACCTGTGGGTCGGCGTCGCCGGCCGCGCCCGCGCCGTCCCGTACAACACCTCGGCGCTGTCCAACGAGGACGTCCCCGACAGCGTGATGCAGTTCCCCGAGTCCGAGGCGCTCGCGGGGGCGATGGGCTGGGCGCCGACGTACGGCGCGTTCCAGGCGTTCGTCACGGCGATGCGCCTCATCGAGGGTCGCGACGCCACGCGCCAGTGGCTGCAGGGAATGCTCGACGCCGGCGTCACCGAGTACAACAACGAGTTCCTCGTCTCCAACGCCGTCGCCGACGGCGAACTCAACGCCGGGTTCGCCAACCACTACTACGCCCTGCGGGTGCAGGCCGCGCGTCCGAACGCCCCCCTCGACCTGGCGTTCACCAGGGGCGACGCCGGCGCACTCATCAACGCCGCCGGCGTGGAGGTGCTCTCGGCCAGCGGAAATCAGGAACTCGCGTTCACGTTCGTCCGCCACCTGCTGTCGGCCGAGGCGCAGGAGTTCTTCGCCACGCGGACGTACGCCTACCCGATGGTCCCGGACGTCCCGCCCGTCGGGGGGCTCCCGACCATCGACGAACTGAACCCCCCGAGCATCGACCTCAGTCGGCTCTCGGAGATTCAGCCGACGCTGACGCTGATGCGGGACGTGGGAGTCCTCTGA
- a CDS encoding dolichyl-phosphate hexose transferase, translating to MSERAYGLDDVSVVMGAYNEVEAIGSVLADVDAATDGEAEVVVVDSSDDGTAAVARDRGATVVKQPPKGYGAAVERALAEASNPVRITTDCDGTYPMDRVPDFLELVNRGYDVVSGDRLYHGAEAMPALNRLGNRAFAAAASLLSGERLYDVTTGMRAYHEDVVESIRWTENTGLSAELLVRPAMRGYRIRQEPIEYAERLGETKLDPFVGGGEIAASILRVCVEERRRRRR from the coding sequence ATGAGCGAACGAGCGTACGGCCTCGACGACGTGAGCGTCGTCATGGGAGCGTACAACGAGGTCGAGGCCATCGGGTCGGTGCTCGCGGACGTCGACGCCGCGACCGACGGAGAGGCCGAAGTGGTCGTCGTCGACAGTTCCGACGACGGCACCGCCGCCGTCGCCCGCGACCGCGGCGCGACGGTGGTGAAACAGCCCCCGAAGGGGTACGGTGCGGCCGTCGAACGGGCGCTGGCCGAGGCGTCGAACCCGGTCCGAATCACCACCGACTGCGACGGGACGTACCCGATGGACCGGGTTCCCGACTTCCTCGAACTGGTGAACCGGGGGTACGACGTGGTGAGCGGCGACCGACTGTATCACGGCGCCGAGGCGATGCCGGCGCTGAACCGCCTCGGCAACCGCGCCTTCGCGGCGGCGGCGAGTCTCCTCTCGGGGGAGCGACTGTACGACGTGACGACCGGGATGCGCGCCTACCACGAGGACGTCGTCGAGTCGATTCGCTGGACGGAGAACACGGGGCTGTCCGCCGAACTGCTCGTCCGGCCGGCGATGCGGGGCTACCGGATTCGACAGGAACCCATCGAGTACGCCGAGCGACTCGGGGAGACGAAACTCGACCCGTTCGTCGGCGGCGGCGAGATAGCCGCTTCTATCCTCCGCGTCTGCGTCGAGGAGCGACGCCGGCGACGGCGATAG
- a CDS encoding glycosyltransferase family 39 protein encodes MSGESTDADDPTTDHAASSRLRSAFARLGRFARLDRGRVAALCLALLAAAVALLVATELFPYRSLNHDEGVYLQQADLLLHGRLFLRPPVEEAFRPWFFVESDRGLYSKYAPVPAAVFALGKALGGYPLALAGVAAGLVAGVVALGRELFDARVGALAGVLLLLTPLFVVHSGVYLPYALTTTLNVAFAVGYLRAERRGSLRDAAAAGLAVGAAFFSRPYTAVLFALPFVAHAGVTLLGSLRGGRLGRSLVARRLVTAAGGTAGVLAALGYNAVVTGDPFVFPYLAFAPSDGLGFGSRAILGHEVAYTPELGLRANALVLADLFSEWVVAGRVGTALAAVGVALALLRRSVVHGGRVRPGLLAATYLTVAAGNVAFWGNYNVLGALEDGSDGLVHYLGPYYHYDLVVPTAVFAALALVAGADRVRRFVAVRAARRDGGVLDATRARSLVALVLLVCAAVGGAVAVSAVDEVAARDAAVTAEYRAAYAPLADEGSPTTVPSPLPPSSADASGEGGDAVVFLPTTYGPWLNHPFQTLRNDADYDDGRVYALGDTRELAVAAAFPDRDLRRYVYAGSWVPTDDSTVRAAVVPVSRVSGERAVLDATFALPESAESATVRVHADDGSTYLVATDAEGPISLSAAAAPGRLTVSGTGLEPASGGGRDENASVSLPLTDDDEVFVEVFVETGPASGFSYEVVFPVERTSPSSVRALSPTIERCPVPTRCVPRAVDDPPAGVGVNATLSEVSDGRDAPNESADG; translated from the coding sequence ATGTCCGGCGAATCGACCGACGCCGACGACCCGACGACGGACCACGCCGCCTCCTCCCGTCTCCGCTCCGCCTTCGCCCGACTCGGCCGTTTCGCCCGACTCGACCGGGGGCGAGTCGCCGCGCTCTGTCTCGCCCTCCTCGCCGCCGCCGTCGCCCTCCTCGTCGCGACCGAACTGTTCCCGTACCGCTCGCTGAACCACGACGAAGGGGTGTACCTCCAGCAGGCCGACCTGCTCCTGCACGGCCGACTGTTCCTCCGCCCGCCCGTCGAGGAGGCGTTCCGCCCGTGGTTCTTCGTCGAGAGCGACCGAGGGCTGTACTCGAAGTACGCCCCGGTGCCCGCGGCCGTCTTCGCCCTCGGGAAGGCGCTCGGCGGCTACCCGCTGGCGTTGGCGGGCGTCGCCGCCGGCCTCGTCGCTGGCGTCGTCGCCCTCGGCCGCGAACTGTTCGACGCCCGCGTCGGCGCCCTCGCGGGGGTCCTCCTCCTGCTCACGCCGCTGTTCGTCGTCCACTCCGGGGTCTACCTGCCGTACGCGCTGACGACGACGCTGAACGTCGCGTTCGCCGTCGGCTACCTCAGAGCCGAGCGACGGGGGAGCCTCCGCGACGCGGCGGCCGCCGGCCTCGCCGTCGGCGCCGCCTTCTTCTCCCGGCCGTACACCGCCGTGCTGTTCGCGCTTCCCTTCGTCGCCCACGCCGGCGTCACGCTCCTCGGGTCGCTTCGGGGGGGTCGTCTCGGCCGCTCGCTGGTCGCCCGCCGCCTCGTCACCGCGGCCGGCGGCACGGCGGGCGTGCTCGCCGCCCTCGGCTACAACGCCGTCGTCACGGGCGACCCGTTCGTGTTCCCGTATCTGGCGTTCGCCCCGTCCGACGGCCTCGGCTTCGGCAGCCGAGCCATCCTCGGACACGAGGTTGCATACACCCCCGAACTCGGCCTCCGCGCCAACGCGCTCGTCCTCGCGGACCTGTTCTCCGAGTGGGTCGTCGCCGGACGGGTCGGCACCGCTCTCGCCGCCGTCGGCGTCGCCCTCGCCCTCCTCCGCCGGTCGGTGGTCCACGGCGGCCGCGTCCGCCCCGGCCTCCTCGCGGCGACGTACCTCACCGTCGCCGCCGGCAACGTCGCCTTCTGGGGGAACTACAACGTCCTCGGCGCCCTCGAAGACGGTTCGGACGGCCTCGTCCACTACCTCGGTCCGTACTACCACTACGACCTCGTCGTCCCGACGGCGGTGTTCGCCGCCCTCGCCCTCGTCGCCGGCGCCGACCGGGTCCGGCGCTTCGTCGCCGTGCGCGCCGCGAGACGGGACGGGGGCGTTCTCGACGCGACCCGGGCGCGTTCGCTCGTGGCTCTCGTCCTCCTCGTCTGCGCCGCCGTCGGCGGCGCCGTCGCCGTCTCGGCCGTCGACGAGGTGGCGGCCCGCGACGCCGCCGTGACCGCGGAGTACCGCGCCGCCTACGCCCCCCTCGCGGACGAGGGGTCGCCGACGACCGTTCCGTCCCCGCTCCCGCCGTCGTCCGCCGACGCGTCGGGGGAAGGGGGAGACGCCGTAGTGTTCCTCCCGACGACGTACGGGCCGTGGCTGAACCATCCGTTCCAGACGCTCAGAAACGACGCCGACTACGACGACGGGAGGGTGTACGCGTTGGGCGACACCCGCGAACTCGCCGTCGCCGCGGCGTTTCCGGACCGCGACCTCCGCCGGTACGTGTACGCCGGGTCGTGGGTCCCCACGGACGACTCGACGGTCCGCGCGGCCGTCGTCCCCGTCTCCCGCGTCTCGGGGGAGCGAGCCGTCCTCGACGCGACGTTCGCCCTGCCGGAGAGCGCCGAGAGCGCGACGGTCAGGGTGCACGCCGACGACGGGTCGACGTACCTCGTCGCGACCGACGCCGAGGGGCCGATTTCGCTTTCGGCGGCGGCCGCTCCGGGTCGGCTGACCGTCTCCGGGACGGGGCTCGAACCCGCGTCCGGGGGCGGGAGGGACGAAAACGCGAGCGTCTCGCTTCCGCTGACCGACGACGACGAGGTGTTCGTCGAGGTGTTCGTCGAGACGGGTCCGGCCAGCGGGTTCAGCTACGAGGTGGTGTTCCCCGTCGAGCGGACCTCGCCGTCGTCGGTCCGCGCGCTCTCCCCCACTATCGAGCGGTGTCCGGTGCCGACGCGGTGCGTCCCGCGCGCCGTCGACGACCCCCCCGCGGGCGTCGGGGTGAACGCGACGCTCTCGGAAGTCTCGGACGGGCGGGACGCGCCGAACGAATCAGCGGACGGGTAG
- a CDS encoding GMC family oxidoreductase yields MSGRSAPDGSVTAPDRTPSPRADVCVVGAGPAGSLVAAELSAAGYDVVVLDAGPRFDPDDRPDRMERHLRPGDERPIWGMGGERDAYSSSGERFYPLNAARVKGVGGSTLHWQGMVMRLHEQDFELDSSVGLGSDWPLDYADLRPYYAAAERELRVSGASDNPFAPPRERPHPLPAFPPSYSDSLFAEACETLEIATHSVPNARNSEPVDGESACVGYGTCKPVCPSGAKYDATRHVERAEAEGARVLDRVPVQRLEHDGAGDRVTAAVYATPDGEEYRQEAREFVVAAGGVETPRLLLLSASDRYPDGLANSSGAVGRYFMDHLFAGVGGTLPEPTRQKHVGFNTTESHQFYDRPDDSRTAIKLEFLNYAGPAPADVALGADVFGDELLDRIRGRYGNRIAMGALVEQLPRAENRVRLDPSRTDDHGNPVPDVVWSLDDPTRRTIERANEIQRAVLTEMGADVEWTVGPENTGPAYHHMGTTRMGTDPETSVVNPRLRTHDLSNLTLAGSSVFVTGGAMNPTLTIAALALKAADHVSDRL; encoded by the coding sequence ATGAGCGGTCGTTCCGCCCCCGACGGGTCCGTTACCGCGCCGGACCGCACGCCCTCCCCTCGCGCGGACGTCTGCGTCGTCGGCGCGGGACCGGCCGGGTCGCTGGTCGCCGCCGAACTCTCCGCCGCGGGGTACGACGTGGTGGTGCTCGACGCCGGACCCCGATTCGACCCGGACGACCGACCCGACCGGATGGAGCGACACCTCCGGCCCGGAGACGAGCGACCGATATGGGGCATGGGCGGCGAGCGAGACGCCTACTCCTCCTCGGGCGAGCGGTTCTACCCGCTGAACGCCGCGCGGGTGAAGGGCGTCGGCGGGAGCACCCTCCACTGGCAGGGGATGGTGATGCGCCTGCACGAACAGGATTTCGAGCTCGATTCCTCGGTCGGTCTGGGTTCCGACTGGCCCCTCGACTACGCGGACCTGCGCCCCTACTACGCCGCCGCCGAACGCGAGTTGCGGGTTTCGGGCGCCTCCGACAACCCCTTCGCGCCGCCGCGGGAGCGCCCCCACCCGCTCCCGGCGTTTCCCCCCTCGTACAGCGACTCGCTGTTCGCCGAGGCGTGCGAGACGCTCGAAATCGCCACCCACTCGGTGCCGAACGCCCGCAACTCCGAACCGGTCGACGGCGAGAGCGCCTGCGTCGGATACGGCACCTGCAAACCGGTGTGCCCATCCGGGGCGAAGTACGACGCCACCCGGCACGTCGAACGCGCGGAGGCCGAGGGCGCGCGGGTGCTCGACAGGGTCCCCGTTCAGCGACTCGAACACGACGGCGCGGGCGACCGGGTGACGGCGGCGGTGTACGCGACGCCCGACGGCGAGGAGTACAGACAGGAGGCCCGCGAGTTCGTCGTCGCCGCGGGCGGGGTGGAGACGCCGCGCCTCCTCCTCCTCTCGGCGAGCGACCGCTACCCCGACGGCCTCGCGAACTCCTCGGGGGCCGTGGGGCGGTACTTCATGGACCACCTGTTCGCGGGCGTCGGCGGGACGCTCCCGGAACCCACCCGCCAGAAGCACGTCGGCTTCAACACCACCGAGAGCCACCAGTTCTACGACCGGCCGGACGACTCGCGGACGGCGATAAAGCTGGAGTTCCTCAACTACGCCGGCCCGGCGCCCGCGGACGTGGCCCTCGGCGCGGACGTCTTCGGCGACGAGTTGCTCGACCGGATTCGGGGCCGCTACGGCAACCGGATAGCGATGGGCGCCCTCGTCGAGCAACTCCCCCGCGCGGAGAACCGCGTCCGACTGGACCCCTCGCGCACCGACGACCACGGCAACCCCGTCCCCGACGTCGTCTGGAGCCTCGACGACCCGACGCGCCGGACAATCGAACGGGCCAACGAGATTCAGCGCGCCGTGCTGACGGAGATGGGCGCGGACGTCGAGTGGACCGTCGGCCCGGAGAACACCGGCCCCGCGTACCACCACATGGGGACGACCCGGATGGGGACGGACCCCGAGACGAGCGTCGTGAACCCCCGACTGCGGACGCACGACCTCTCGAACCTCACGCTCGCGGGGAGTTCCGTCTTCGTCACCGGGGGCGCGATGAACCCGACGCTCACCATCGCGGCGCTGGCGCTGAAAGCGGCCGACCACGTTTCCGACCGCCTCTGA
- a CDS encoding ABC transporter ATP-binding protein — MREDTTTTTDREETRRNRAEGADARSERSRNAPAADPNPAPDGGAAVGAREDPAVASETVAADDDPETDAVLELTDVVKRYGSETAVSGLDLTVGEGELVTLLGPSGCGKTTTLRMIAGLETASEGTIAVGGDVVDGEGAPTPPEDRDVGLVFQEFALFPHLSVAENVAFGLDDPDSAEAERRVADLLELVGLGEYGDRSPADLSGGQRQRVALARSLAPEPDVLLLDEPFSNLDVSLRVRMREEVKRILDEAGVTAVSVTHDQEEALSISDRVAVVNDGRVEQVGSPGEVFEHPTSRFVASFLGQASFLPASVTGEAVETAVGSYDRDLLAGLGDGYAGSSVDVLVRPDDLRATPAPEADADGVVVRRQYTGPSFVYHVRLHDGTVVRCLHNHTEEFEVGEPVAVTLVADHALAWYPPE, encoded by the coding sequence ATGCGTGAGGATACAACCACCACCACGGACCGCGAGGAGACGCGGCGGAACCGAGCCGAGGGCGCCGACGCGAGGAGCGAGCGTTCCCGAAACGCGCCCGCGGCGGACCCGAACCCGGCCCCTGACGGCGGCGCGGCCGTCGGCGCTCGGGAGGACCCGGCCGTCGCTTCCGAGACGGTCGCGGCCGACGACGACCCCGAGACGGACGCCGTCCTCGAACTGACCGACGTCGTGAAGCGCTACGGCTCCGAGACGGCCGTCTCGGGGCTCGACCTGACCGTCGGGGAGGGCGAACTCGTCACGCTGCTCGGTCCCTCCGGATGCGGGAAGACGACGACGCTGCGCATGATCGCCGGTCTGGAGACGGCCTCGGAGGGAACCATCGCCGTCGGCGGCGACGTGGTCGACGGCGAGGGCGCTCCGACGCCCCCCGAGGACCGCGACGTCGGACTCGTGTTTCAGGAGTTCGCGCTGTTCCCCCACCTCAGCGTCGCGGAGAACGTCGCCTTCGGACTCGACGACCCCGATTCCGCGGAGGCTGAGCGCCGCGTCGCCGACCTGCTCGAATTAGTAGGATTAGGCGAGTACGGCGACCGCTCGCCCGCGGACCTCTCGGGCGGGCAGCGTCAGCGGGTCGCTCTCGCGCGCTCTCTGGCGCCCGAACCCGACGTGCTCCTCCTCGACGAACCGTTCTCGAACCTCGACGTGAGCCTCCGCGTGCGGATGCGCGAGGAGGTCAAGCGCATCCTCGACGAGGCGGGCGTCACCGCCGTCTCCGTCACGCACGACCAGGAGGAGGCGCTGTCCATCTCCGACCGCGTCGCCGTCGTCAACGACGGCCGGGTCGAACAGGTGGGGTCGCCCGGCGAGGTGTTCGAGCACCCCACCTCGCGGTTCGTCGCCTCCTTCCTCGGGCAGGCGAGTTTCCTCCCGGCGTCGGTGACGGGCGAGGCCGTCGAGACGGCCGTCGGGTCGTACGACCGCGACCTGCTGGCGGGCCTCGGCGACGGCTACGCCGGCAGCAGCGTCGACGTGTTGGTCCGCCCGGACGACCTGCGGGCGACGCCCGCGCCCGAGGCCGACGCCGACGGCGTCGTCGTCCGCCGGCAGTACACCGGCCCCTCGTTCGTCTACCACGTCCGCCTCCACGACGGCACCGTCGTCCGCTGTCTCCACAACCACACCGAGGAGTTCGAGGTCGGCGAACCGGTCGCGGTGACGCTCGTGGCCGACCACGCCCTCGCGTGGTACCCTCCCGAGTGA
- a CDS encoding ABC transporter permease — MPSGGGFGRVRRLFDDGDDEPGTAVVVLAAAVAAAVLSPLVWLLVGASSLDVDAAVSLLTSGTATTVLVNSLALTAVVTAASVAVGVPLAVLTVQTDLPFRRLWTVLAALPLVVPSYIGAFAYVSAFGPSGALADLLAPLGITIPTVYGLGGTALVLTLFTYPYVFLTTRASLLSFDATQLEAARTLNHTYPEAFRRVILPQIAPGVTAGALLVALYTISDFGTPAIMRYDVFTRVIYVELNSFGVGRANATLLSMQLLAVTAVILALESRVGGDAAAGYGTPSSVETVVSLGRLRWVAAAAAAAVSLFTLALPVGILAMWLVRSGPGYSGGGLAFDAAFAANSVYAAALTAGVTVLFALPVAYYAGRSDSPFAALVERATYLGYAMPGVVLGLALVFFSSQWLRDAVAPAAAQLVYQSLPLLVFAYVVRFLPQAVGSTRSSVLGVDRDLIGAARLLGASPRRAFRRVTLPLISPGLLAGAALVFLTTMKELDTTLILHPTGFTTIVTYIWRVQEAGYYGRAALPALVLVAVSGLSMIPLLSGGRDDA, encoded by the coding sequence ATGCCCTCGGGCGGGGGGTTCGGCCGCGTCCGCCGACTGTTCGACGACGGCGACGACGAACCCGGAACGGCCGTCGTCGTCCTCGCCGCCGCCGTCGCCGCCGCGGTGCTGTCGCCGCTGGTGTGGCTGCTCGTCGGCGCCTCGTCGCTCGACGTCGACGCCGCCGTCTCGCTTCTCACCTCCGGGACGGCGACGACGGTGCTCGTCAACAGCCTCGCCCTCACCGCCGTCGTCACCGCCGCCTCCGTCGCCGTCGGCGTCCCGCTCGCGGTGCTGACGGTGCAGACGGACCTCCCGTTCCGGCGGCTGTGGACGGTCCTCGCCGCCCTCCCGCTCGTCGTCCCGAGCTACATCGGCGCGTTCGCGTACGTCTCGGCGTTCGGCCCCAGCGGCGCGCTCGCGGACCTGCTCGCGCCGCTCGGTATCACGATTCCCACCGTCTACGGCCTCGGCGGGACGGCGCTCGTGCTGACGCTCTTTACGTACCCCTACGTCTTCCTCACCACGCGCGCCTCGCTGCTGTCGTTCGACGCGACGCAGTTGGAGGCCGCGCGGACGCTGAACCACACCTACCCCGAGGCGTTCCGCCGCGTCATCCTGCCGCAGATAGCGCCCGGGGTGACGGCGGGGGCGCTGCTGGTCGCGCTGTACACCATCTCGGACTTCGGGACGCCCGCCATCATGCGATACGACGTGTTCACGCGCGTCATCTACGTCGAACTGAACAGCTTCGGCGTCGGGCGGGCGAACGCGACGCTGCTGTCGATGCAACTGCTCGCCGTCACCGCCGTCATCCTCGCGCTCGAATCGCGCGTCGGCGGCGACGCCGCCGCCGGCTACGGGACGCCCTCCTCCGTCGAGACGGTGGTCTCGCTCGGCCGCCTGCGTTGGGTCGCCGCCGCGGCCGCCGCGGCCGTGAGCCTGTTCACGCTCGCGCTTCCGGTCGGCATCCTCGCGATGTGGCTCGTCCGCTCCGGTCCGGGGTACAGCGGCGGCGGCCTCGCGTTCGACGCCGCGTTCGCCGCCAACTCGGTGTACGCCGCCGCGCTGACCGCCGGGGTGACGGTGCTGTTCGCCCTGCCCGTCGCCTACTACGCGGGGCGGTCGGACTCCCCGTTCGCCGCGCTGGTCGAACGGGCGACGTACCTCGGCTACGCCATGCCGGGCGTCGTGTTGGGCCTCGCGCTCGTGTTCTTCTCCAGCCAGTGGCTCCGCGACGCCGTCGCGCCGGCGGCCGCGCAACTCGTCTATCAGTCGCTTCCCCTGCTCGTATTCGCCTACGTCGTCCGCTTCCTCCCGCAGGCCGTGGGGTCGACGCGCTCGTCGGTGCTCGGCGTGGACCGCGACCTCATCGGCGCGGCTCGGTTACTCGGGGCGTCGCCGCGCCGCGCGTTCCGCCGGGTGACGCTCCCGCTCATCTCGCCGGGGTTACTCGCGGGCGCGGCGCTCGTGTTCCTCACGACGATGAAGGAACTCGACACGACGCTCATCCTGCATCCGACAGGGTTTACAACCATTGTGACCTACATCTGGCGAGTTCAAGAGGCCGGCTACTACGGCCGGGCGGCGCTGCCGGCGCTGGTCTTGGTCGCCGTCTCCGGTCTCTCGATGATCCCGCTGCTCAGCGGAGGACGCGACGATGCGTGA
- a CDS encoding gluconate 2-dehydrogenase subunit 3 family protein gives MELTRRDALAALAATGAGSLAGCAAPRASDGGAGPIASNGAPVGDSEMETLVAVAEVVYPSAVDGVAEFVGTYTGGRVDGDDGYARGVAAAVESLDEYADEFHGDRYAALSASTRRDVLDYMSVDVVDPAPDGTAAQRVRHYVVNELLYAFYTSPTGAGLAGLENPPGHPGGTESYREGPNG, from the coding sequence ATGGAGCTGACGCGTCGGGATGCGCTCGCCGCCCTCGCCGCGACAGGGGCCGGGTCGCTCGCGGGGTGTGCGGCGCCGCGGGCGTCCGACGGCGGTGCCGGGCCGATTGCCTCGAACGGCGCCCCGGTCGGCGACAGTGAGATGGAGACGCTCGTCGCCGTCGCCGAAGTGGTCTATCCGTCGGCGGTCGACGGTGTCGCGGAGTTCGTCGGCACCTACACGGGCGGGCGCGTCGACGGCGACGACGGCTACGCCCGCGGCGTCGCCGCCGCGGTCGAATCGCTCGACGAGTACGCCGACGAGTTCCACGGCGACCGGTACGCAGCGCTCTCGGCGTCGACGCGCCGGGACGTGTTGGACTACATGAGCGTGGACGTGGTGGACCCCGCGCCCGACGGCACCGCGGCCCAGCGAGTGCGCCACTACGTCGTGAACGAACTGCTGTACGCCTTCTACACCTCGCCGACGGGCGCGGGACTGGCCGGTCTGGAGAACCCGCCCGGCCATCCCGGCGGCACCGAGTCGTACCGCGAGGGTCCGAACGGATGA